A window of Mytilus edulis chromosome 10, xbMytEdul2.2, whole genome shotgun sequence contains these coding sequences:
- the LOC139491187 gene encoding probable G-protein coupled receptor Mth-like 3 translates to MPKPANTGILQTLVDTINNVTVGSHLLLTFRHIQLCRDNNDTKPYDTFHEFDIHKESKVNNLSFKSCRVCSGECKSHTKHPETCHSIITSRSANSTGHEIMELQIRHEPELTDDIYLKISNVCQAQINCSQLTQSKKHCPRGYKHDPPRGTTWPLVEDIALLLSLLCLCFTMFIHLALPELRNLHGKNLCSFVGAMFISQMFMFHDFGIEDRDICIAIAIILQYFWLAVFAWTSVLAFDIARTFNAYRVLKTRPHIEHSRRFGIYCIAGWGLPLLLTSTSYLVTDKLFNNQYAYGRVPGCFPDFFIAIYIMGIPLFISSVFNCVCFGIIIYGIESHRKKAAFATTLRLKKRKGERFKCIFYAKLSIVCGSAWIIFFMVHFYGDMFRHMTAMLLNFQGILIFLSTVLFNRRAIIAVKRRMSRQESGPPDERGSLSTISKN, encoded by the coding sequence ATGCCAAAACCTGCCAACACGGGTATTTTACAAACATTAGTGGACACCATCAACAATGTAACTGTCGGTTCGCACTTGCTCCTTACTTTTAGACACATTCAGTTATGTAGGGATAACAATGATACGAAACCATATGATACGTTTCATGAATTTGACATACACAAGGAGTCTAAAGTCAACAATCTAAGCTTTAAATCTTGCCGTGTATGTTCGGGCGAGTGCAAATCTCACACAAAACATCCGGAAACATGTCATTCAATAATTACATCTAGATCTGCCAATAGCACTGGACACGAAATAATGGAACTCCAAATACGCCATGAACCTGAACTTACggatgatatatatttaaaaataagcaaTGTTTGTCAAGCGCAGATTAACTGTTCGCAACTTACCCAGTCAAAAAAACACTGCCCGAGAGGATATAAGCATGATCCACCTAGAGGAACTACATGGCCTTTGGTCGAAGACATTGCTTTACTTTTATCATTGCTCTGTTTGTGTTTCACTATGTTTATCCATCTTGCGTTGCCAGAATTGCGGAATTTGCATGGCAAGAACTTGTGTAGCTTTGTAGGGGCCATGTTCATCAGTCAAATGTTTATGTTCCACGACTTTGGCATAGAGGACCGGGATATTTGCATTGCCATAGcaataattttacaatatttctGGCTGGCTGTCTTTGCCTGGACATCTGTGCTGGCATTTGATATAGCCAGAACATTCAATGCTTACAGAGTACTGAAAACAAGACCCCATATAGAACACAGTAGACGATTTGGAATATATTGTATTGCAGGATGGGGGTTACCATTATTGTTGACCTCTACGTCTTACTTAGTTACTGATAAACTATTCAATAACCAATATGCATATGGCCGTGTTCCGGGGTGTTTTCCTGATTTTTTCATTGCTATTTATATCATGGGCATCCCCCTTTTTATAAGTTCAGTTTTCAATTGTGTCTGTTTTGGCATAATTATTTATGGAATAGAATCCCACAGAAAGAAGGCAGCATTTGCTACGACGTTAAGATTAAAGAAAAGGAAAGGAGAACGCTTTAAATGTATCTTCTATGCTAAACTTTCAATAGTGTGTGGTTCTGCATGGATAATTTTCTTTATGGTACATTTCTATGGTGATATGTTCCGTCACATGACCGCCATGCTTCTTAATTTCCAAGGCATTTTGATATTTCTATCAACCGTCTTATTCAACCGCCGTGCAATAATAGCCGTGAAGAGAAGGATGAGTCGACAGGAATCTGGACCGCCAGACGAAAGGGGTTCTCTTTCAACTATAAGCAAAAACTAA
- the LOC139491186 gene encoding big defensin-like, with the protein MDKMTFLCLFYTMLLIIPGPILGLALAETKVEDEKRQAQVLLPLASYAGLSVTGPFFLALVAAYGVYAVVNYGIKSDHDSHSCANNRGWCRAICFDHEVVDHYHSDICGAYKCCR; encoded by the exons ATGGACAAGATGacatttctttgtttgttttataccATGTTACTGATAATCCCAGGACCAATTTTAGGATTAGCCTTAGCTGAAACTAAGGTTGAAGATGAAAAGCGTCAGGCGCAAGTATTACTACCACTAGCATCATACGCAGGATTGTCGGTTACAGGGCCTTTCTTTCTTGCATTAGTAGCGGCGTATGGGGTGTATGCTGTTGTCAACTATGGAATAA AGTCAGACCATGACAGTCATTCCTGTGCCAATAACAGAGGATGGTGTAGAGCTATATGTTTCGATCACGAAGTGGTGGATCACTATCATAGTGATATTTGTGGAGCATACAAATGTTGTCGCTAA